One part of the Arabidopsis thaliana chromosome 4, partial sequence genome encodes these proteins:
- the XTH14 gene encoding xyloglucan endotransglucosylase/hydrolase 14 (xyloglucan endotransglucosylase/hydrolase 14 (XTH14); FUNCTIONS IN: hydrolase activity, acting on glycosyl bonds, xyloglucan:xyloglucosyl transferase activity, hydrolase activity, hydrolyzing O-glycosyl compounds; INVOLVED IN: carbohydrate metabolic process, cellular glucan metabolic process; LOCATED IN: endomembrane system, apoplast, cell wall; EXPRESSED IN: radicle, root; CONTAINS InterPro DOMAIN/s: Xyloglucan endotransglucosylase/hydrolase (InterPro:IPR016455), Xyloglucan endo-transglycosylase, C-terminal (InterPro:IPR010713), Concanavalin A-like lectin/glucanase, subgroup (InterPro:IPR013320), Concanavalin A-like lectin/glucanase (InterPro:IPR008985), Glycoside hydrolase, family 16 (InterPro:IPR000757), Glycoside hydrolase, family 16, active site (InterPro:IPR008263); BEST Arabidopsis thaliana protein match is: xyloglucan endotransglucosylase/hydrolase 13 (TAIR:AT5G57540.1); Has 2269 Blast hits to 2247 proteins in 321 species: Archae - 0; Bacteria - 309; Metazoa - 0; Fungi - 454; Plants - 1389; Viruses - 0; Other Eukaryotes - 117 (source: NCBI BLink).), whose amino-acid sequence MACFATKQPLLLSLLLAIGFFVVAASAGNFYESFDITWGNGRANIFENGQLLTCTLDKVSGSGFQSKKEYLFGKIDMKLKLVAGNSAGTVTAYYLSSKGTAWDEIDFEFLGNRTGHPYTIHTNVFTGGKGDREMQFRLWFDPTADFHTYTVHWNPVNIIFLVDGIPIRVFKNNEKNGVAYPKNQPMRIYSSLWEADDWATEGGRVKIDWSNAPFKASYRNFNDQSSCSRTSSSKWVTCEPNSNSWMWTTLNPAQYGKMMWVQRDFMIYNYCTDFKRFPQGLPKECKL is encoded by the exons ATGGCGTGTTTCGCAACCAAACAGCCTCTGTTGTTGTCTCTCCTCCTTGCCATTGGCTTCTTTGTGGTGGCTGCATCTGCCGGAAACTTCTATGAGAGCTTTGATATCACTTGGGGTAATGGTCGTGCCAACATATTCGAGAATGGACAGCTTCTCACTTGTACTCTTGACAAGGTCTCCGGCTCAGGTTTTCAATCCAAGAAGGAGTACTTGTTTGGTAAGATCGACATGAAGCTCAAGCTTGTCGCTGGAAACTCTGCTGGCACCGTCACCGCCTACTAC CTATCGTCAAAAGGCACGGCATGGGATGAGATTGACTTCGAGTTTTTGGGAAATCGCACAGGACATCCTTACACTATCCACACCAATGTGTTCACCGGAGGTAAAGGCGACCGTGAGATGCAGTTCCGTCTCTGGTTCGATCCCACTGCGGATTTCCACACCTACACCGTCCACTGGAACCCTGTTAACATCAT CTTCCTTGTGGATGGGATCCCAATTCGGGTGTTCAAGAACAACGAGAAAAATGGGGTGGCTTACCCTAAGAACCAGCCGATGAGGATATACTCAAGCCTTTGGGAAGCCGATGACTGGGCTACAGAAGGCGGTCGCGTGAAGATCGACTGGAGCAACGCACCATTCAAGGCCTCTTACAGAAACTTCAACGACCAAAGCTCATGCAGCAGGACATCAAGCTCAAAATGGGTGACTTGCGAGCCAAACAGCAACTCGTGGATGTGGACGACTCTCAATCCTGCCCAGTACGGAAAAATGATGTGGGTGCAACGAGACTTCATGATCTACAACTATTGTACCGATTTTAAGAGATTCCCTCAAGGCCTCCCCAAGGAGTGTAAACTTTGA
- a CDS encoding Uncharacterized protein family (UPF0497) (Uncharacterised protein family (UPF0497); FUNCTIONS IN: molecular_function unknown; INVOLVED IN: biological_process unknown; LOCATED IN: endomembrane system; EXPRESSED IN: 22 plant structures; EXPRESSED DURING: 13 growth stages; CONTAINS InterPro DOMAIN/s: Uncharacterised protein family UPF0497, trans-membrane plant (InterPro:IPR006702), Uncharacterised protein family UPF0497, trans-membrane plant subgroup (InterPro:IPR006459); BEST Arabidopsis thaliana protein match is: Uncharacterised protein family (UPF0497) (TAIR:AT2G35760.1); Has 30201 Blast hits to 17322 proteins in 780 species: Archae - 12; Bacteria - 1396; Metazoa - 17338; Fungi - 3422; Plants - 5037; Viruses - 0; Other Eukaryotes - 2996 (source: NCBI BLink).) — protein sequence MVKLRETEVILRLCIVFFLLLTSCLIGLDSQTKEIAYIHKNVSFRYLLALEAELYIDVVVAAYNLVQLGLGWYNVEQKTSNPKWFSYLLDQTAAYVVFAGTSAAAQHSLLVVTGSRELQWMKWCYKFTRFCFQMGSAIILNYIAAALMVLLSSISAFNLFRLYSPKRFFRFKSSS from the exons ATGGTGAAACTGAGAGAAACAGAAGTGATCCTGAGACTCTGCATcgtcttttttcttctcctcactTCTTGTTTGATCGGTTTGGATTCTCAGACCAAAGAGATTGCTTATATCCACAAGAACGTCAGTTTCAGATATTTGTTAGCTCTCGA GGCTGAGTTATACATAGATGTTGTGGTTGCTGCGTATAATTTGGTTCAACTAGGGCTTGGTTGGTACAATGTTGAACAAAAGACCTCCAATCCCAAATGGTTCTCTTACCTCTTGGATCAG ACGGCGGCATACGTGGTTTTCGCCGGGACATCAGCCGCGGCGCAACACTCATTGCTAGTGGTGACGGGTTCAAGGGAGCTTCAGTGGATGAAATGGTGCTACAAGTTCACAAGGTTCTGTTTTCAGATGGGAAGTGCCATCATCTTAAACTACATTGCGGCAGCTCTCATGGTCCTCCTCTCTTCCATCTCCGCCTTCAACCTCTTCCGTCTCTATTCCCCTAAACGTTTTTTTCGCTTTAAGTCATCCTCCTAA